One window of Pseudomonas sp. FP198 genomic DNA carries:
- a CDS encoding DUF1028 domain-containing protein: MTFSIVGRCAETGQLGIAISSSSIAVGARCPWLRAGAGAVSSQNITLPALGPLILDELAAGQTAQEALDHALARNGYSEYRQVAVVDAQGRTAVFSGRHALGIHGAQMGEQCVAAGNLLAGEGVIAAMVAAFEQGEGSLASRLLGALQAGQAAGGEAGAVHSAALSVVDDLTWPIVDLRVDWADENPIGELEKLWLAYQPQLQDYLTRALNPTLAPSYGVPGDE, encoded by the coding sequence ATGACGTTTTCCATCGTCGGACGCTGCGCCGAGACCGGCCAGCTGGGCATCGCCATCAGCTCATCGAGCATCGCCGTCGGCGCCCGTTGCCCCTGGCTGCGGGCCGGTGCCGGTGCCGTGTCGAGCCAGAACATCACCTTGCCGGCCCTGGGGCCGTTGATTCTTGATGAACTGGCCGCCGGCCAGACGGCGCAAGAGGCGCTGGACCATGCCTTGGCGCGTAACGGCTATAGCGAATACCGCCAGGTCGCGGTGGTGGATGCCCAGGGACGTACGGCGGTCTTCAGCGGTCGCCACGCCTTGGGTATCCACGGCGCCCAGATGGGTGAACAGTGCGTGGCGGCCGGCAACCTGCTGGCGGGTGAGGGGGTGATCGCGGCCATGGTCGCGGCGTTCGAGCAGGGTGAGGGCAGTCTCGCGTCACGCCTGCTTGGGGCGTTGCAGGCTGGGCAGGCCGCAGGTGGAGAGGCCGGTGCGGTGCATTCGGCAGCGCTGTCGGTGGTCGATGACCTGACCTGGCCCATCGTCGATCTGCGGGTGGACTGGGCCGACGAAAATCCCATCGGCGAACTGGAAAAACTCTGGCTCGCCTATCAACCGCAACTGCAGGATTACCTGACCCGCGCGCTCAACCCGACCCTGGCACCGAGCTACGGAGTGCCGGGCGATGAGTGA